A window of the Diospyros lotus cultivar Yz01 unplaced genomic scaffold, ASM1463336v1 superscaf1, whole genome shotgun sequence genome harbors these coding sequences:
- the LOC127792847 gene encoding senescence-specific cysteine protease SAG12-like isoform X2, whose amino-acid sequence MARATTHLHLVIFSFTFLFAFELIIVSAHGLEEAAMLEQHEQWMARHGRIYKDSTEKATRFKIFKKNVEYIDAFNVEANKKYNLSVNKFADMTDEEFIASYTGYKATTKEVMLSSFSYANVNDVPSTIDWREKGAVTDVKNQMKCGCCWAFSAVAALEGINQMKTGQLVSLSEQELVDCDYQNHGCEGGSMETAFQFITQNNGLATEADYPYQGGAGTCDGEKRASPVAAITSYEQVPMNDEAALLQAVANQPVSVAVSAGQWSDLRFYNGGVFTGPCTTNLDHAVTAIGYGTSEDGTKFWLIKNSWGTEWGENGYLRIQRDVDEKEGLCGIAMKPSYPVIM is encoded by the exons ATGGCCAGGGCTACCACCCATTTACACTTGGTCATCTTCTCCTTCACCTTTCTCTTTGCCTTTGAGCTCATCATAGTCTCAGCTCACGGACTCGAGGAGGCAGCAATGCTGGAGCAACATGAGCAATGGATGGCTCGTCATGGACGCATTTACAAGGACTCAACTGAAAAGGCTACTCGATTTAAGATATTCAAGAAGAATGTCGAATATATAGATGCCTTTAATGTTGAagctaataaaaaatataacttaagtGTTAATAAGTTTGCAGATATGACAGATGAGGAGTTTATTGCTTCTTATACTGGTTATAAGGCGACAACAAAAGAGGTAATGCTAAGTTCTTTCAGTTATGCCAATGTAAATGATGTTCCATCTACCATAGATTGGCGGGAGAAGGGAGCAGTGACTGATgttaaaaatcaaatgaaatgcG GGTGCTGCTGGGCATTTTCAGCGGTGGCAGCCCTGGAAGGCATCAACCAAATGAAAACCGGCCAACTAGTATCGCTTTCTGAGCAAGAGCTCGTCGACTGTGACTACCAGAACCATGGCTGCGAGGGCGGCTCCATGGAGACCGCCTTCCAATTTATCACCCAAAACAATGGCCTCGCCACAGAAGCCGACTACCCTTATCAGGGAGGAGCAGGCACCTGCGACGGAGAGAAAAGGGCAAGCCCCGTCGCCGCAATAACCAGTTACGAACAAGTGCCGATGAACGACGAGGCGGCACTGCTGCAGGCGGTGGCCAACCAGCCGGTTTCTGTCGCTGTCAGCGCTGGCCAGTGGTCGGACTTAAGGTTCTACAACGGAGGCGTTTTCACGGGCCCATGCACCACGAATCTTGACCATGCCGTCACGGCAATCGGATACGGAACTTCCGAGGACGGGACTAAGTTCTGGCTGATTAAGAATTCCTGGGGAACAGAGTGGGGCGAGAATGGATACCTGAGGATTCAGAGAGATGTTGACGAGAAGGAAGGCCTCTGTGGCATTGCCATGAAACCATCTTACCCAGTAATAATGTGA